aaacagctgtgggtccaggtgggaggccgactgcgttggataatccagaatgttggataagtgaatgatggataagcgagactctactgcatttatccatctctctctttcctctttcTCCAGCCATTATCATTATGCCTGCTGGCTGATCCTCTCCGGATTCCTGTTGGATCTTGCAGATGGTGCTGTGGCCAGACAGCTCAATGCTTGCTCCGCTTTGGGTGAGTCCCATTGAAATAGTTGTCGTGGTTTTAAGTCATTTCCGACTCAGAGGGAGCCACTATGGGCCTTTTTCCAGGGCTGAGTGTGACCTGGTCCCTTGATGGGCTTCCATATCCGAGTGGGCCTTTGAACGGAAGAGATGGAGCCCTAGTCCAAATGAATTCATGCAATGAATGTATatcctggggattctgggagaagTTGTCAAATCCTTTCCAAGTGTCTCTGACTCACGTCTCTCGACAGGAGCCAAGCTGGATGACTTTGCCGACTTCACCTCCTTCGGCCTGGCCACCGGCTTGCTCCTCCAGGCCCGGGGCATCCTGGACGGGCTGCTGGTCATCGTCTACGTCCTGGCAGTCTTCACCCGCCTCTGCTTCTTCTCCAGCGGTGAgtacaaatgggtggccaggactgggagctctgaggtagggctgagcttctatccctgttctgcggtgcctgccaggacacagggggaggggctagaggaggaggcggggcctcttcccaagtgcctgacagggctgaacctctctaccccgcccctgtgttctaacaagcgcctcaggggagataTATAGAagttcagccctgtctcatgctctttggaagaggccctgcccccacccctagccctgccctttagtcctaaaaggcctctcatgagagatatagaggctcagccctatctcgggctcttggaaggagaccccgcccccttccctagctccgccctctgtgtcccaacaaggagaggtatagaagattctcagccctgtcttgggctcttgggaagaagccacgcccactcctctagctccgccctgtgtgtcctaacaggcgtctcaggtgctcagccctgtctccagcacttgggaccctgtcctaataggtgccatcaccgcccccctgcaTCGCTCCAGCGCcctctttgggaatcactggcctagAGTGACATTATTTAGCTTCCACTTACGTAGTGGGACATCAGTCACTGGGAATGGAAAGTGGGAAGTGACAAGTTTTACTGATAAGCTTCTTTGCTGGTTGACATCAATTCTGCTGGACATGTGTGTTAGCTGCGCTTATGTACATAGTTGTAAATAACTTCAATAAAAGCTCTGAACTGCCAGGCAGACAGCTATGTGTGGATGTTGTTCATGCGTGTAAGCAGATGCTAGATTGCCGATGGAGGGAAGAATTGAGACGGAAAGCTGTAAGTGTCTCAATTCAACTCTCATAATGATAAGTACCTGGCCGTGGCTGGAACAGAACGTGAACCCCGGTCCCCAAAGGATTGCTCCAACACTCCACGCACCCTGAGGTCTCCCTGCTTCTTCTGCCACCTCAGATCCTCGTCCTTCTCCCTCACCCGGTTTTATTCTTCTTTCACCCCAGGCGTACCCTTCATGTACCGGGGCCTGCCTTGCCCCTACGGCGCCTCCGTCCTGGCGGCCACCTACCTCCTGACCGGAGGCAACCTGCTGGTCCTGCGCATCGTGGCCATGGTCATGATGCTCTTCATGGTGGACCAGGGCTTCTACCCACATGACAAGGTCCTGGAGTCCCAGCCTTGGAAGAAGGCCGTCTACGCAGGGGGTGAGTGCCGGCCAAGGAGGGCTCAACctcacaatctctttttttgtgGCAAATTGAACCATTTTGGGTCACAaaacagctatatatatatatatgccatccccgagttagaaacatctgacttacaaaagattcatagttaagaatgggtgagacaacaggaagtgagaaaaatcttcccctcagaagggaaatccactcgtGATCTCCACTGATGCTTTAttcccaattcttgtttccactacaatccaattctcacagggacagaaagtgaggtgaaatcttctgaatagaggcacagacagcaaaggaaacaccacaggaatgttaacccttccctatgtgatccaaagtttacacacacacacacacacacacacactgtatattggttttttttttttcgtgtcagaagtgacttgagaaactgcaagtggatggagttacacttttaaatgtccctgttccaacttacaaattcaacttgagaacaaacctccAGAACCTCTTGTTTGTAACCTGTGGATTTGCCTGTACTGTGTTAGGTTTGGAAAGGACTGGAAGACACATGGCCATTTCCACAGGTTTCCTCCAAAGCTGAGGTGGAGTGTGGTTTGCCCAAGTTTATCCAGTGGGTGGAAGGGA
This sequence is a window from Anolis carolinensis isolate JA03-04 unplaced genomic scaffold, rAnoCar3.1.pri scaffold_28, whole genome shotgun sequence. Protein-coding genes within it:
- the tmem269 gene encoding transmembrane protein 269 isoform X2, which gives rise to MRKNVANFLSIANLVVGLSSVLCSLNGHYHYACWLILSGFLLDLADGAVARQLNACSALGAKLDDFADFTSFGLATGLLLQARGILDGLLVIVYVLAVFTRLCFFSSGVPFMYRGLPCPYGASVLAATYLLTGGNLLVLRIVAMVMMLFMVDQGFYPHDKVLESQPWKKAVYAGGVLMVLFSASSLASLYYLVWSTSYIIFPSALWSYKV
- the tmem269 gene encoding transmembrane protein 269 isoform X1 translates to MWMVSPPSGLFHYTKKLFLSERVGRAQALEFMRKNVANFLSIANLVVGLSSVLCSLNGHYHYACWLILSGFLLDLADGAVARQLNACSALGAKLDDFADFTSFGLATGLLLQARGILDGLLVIVYVLAVFTRLCFFSSGVPFMYRGLPCPYGASVLAATYLLTGGNLLVLRIVAMVMMLFMVDQGFYPHDKVLESQPWKKAVYAGGVLMVLFSASSLASLYYLVWSTSYIIFPSALWSYKV